From Echinicola soli, a single genomic window includes:
- a CDS encoding PKD domain-containing protein: MKKLLPFDSYYNSIIFKLIAGESLGQNLLGFPSIFSVFKSKKQLGAFSGKAKRADRPRTNRPTPQFMRVLILLGLFFTLAYSARGQNSTLGKEFWVGFMENDFTEAAVLVITADEQASGAIEYLGQTAFFDLQKGEQYVLRINPYEANVIHETSEEIENKGVYITSSGRVAVHAFNEQQYSADGTVVLPVKTLGKEYFVTSYYEEGNGPGTLLIVAIEDNTKIEITTPVNTLNGKQANIPFSITLDRGQSYQVKAFGDLTGAYVKVLGDKVGDCGKIAVFGGNLCTTIGDCLACDHLFQQTYPISTWGTSYIHVGLKDRTSGELVRILASEDGTDVIVAGENKGKIGRGESMTFDLEPDKSCKIETSNPSSVTVFSKGAYCNSIEDEDLFHNGDPFMITYSPSDQFLKDLVFNSMKLPVIENHYVNIVVKSGTQGQTRLDGNSISGEFSPLPGDGDFQIARVSIAEGAHHLENPEGFAAYAYGFGRTESYGYAAGAALDNLNLDFSSSYEFDVTGEKVACLNQEGAWTANISDPLYKYIVWDFGDGTDLQYGREVFHTFSDPGKYIVSVTASKSPNSCDDIEEASLEVAVLESKATLEGEVNVCPDVEEIMYRLTDKQHIAQSEFEAIGGEIIENYGDSILVKWGKGDPKAKLIFKPFSENGCPGEQIELEIILDQDLRAFQPIGPEEVCFDPNFSQAYSADPIIQGRIYEWEIMGGKISSGQGTGQVEVIWDKSGIEGVIGYTVFSDANKVCSGNSPVAKVKITDELASPLVTNVACFGESSGKIKLDILGGNPPYNFEWKHDPSLSGAVADNLPAGTYSVLITDNLGCSQLVNGIEVEGPALLEVNKPEVSPTTCLGRDDGMVRISISGGVSPYHLTHNGLRDFEEEITLYDLAKGSYSIEVFDQNGCLVTVDFEITSPPILEAEVRLVKPACPGGQNGALVVDTEGIIGAQNFYWSSSSGQTTALATDLEKGAYEVGFRDVYNCIYVGRGVVEENAPEFRMPTGFDPRQVPGVYSGVSNCEVDFDIWIYNRWGELIYFGDTGWDGKMNGKSAPVGSYAYMVRYYYTLEGTDHVIDKDGAFMLVR, translated from the coding sequence ATGAAGAAACTACTACCTTTTGATTCTTATTACAATAGCATTATTTTCAAGTTAATAGCGGGGGAATCCCTTGGCCAAAATTTGCTGGGATTCCCATCCATATTCTCCGTTTTCAAATCAAAAAAACAATTAGGAGCATTTTCAGGCAAAGCCAAAAGAGCGGATCGACCACGCACTAATCGTCCAACGCCTCAGTTTATGAGGGTTTTAATTTTATTAGGACTTTTTTTCACACTGGCATATTCAGCAAGAGGGCAGAACTCTACCTTGGGAAAGGAGTTTTGGGTAGGCTTTATGGAAAATGATTTTACTGAGGCAGCCGTTCTTGTTATTACAGCAGATGAGCAAGCGTCCGGAGCGATAGAGTATTTAGGACAGACCGCTTTTTTCGATCTCCAAAAAGGAGAGCAATATGTACTAAGAATAAACCCTTATGAGGCGAATGTAATACATGAAACCTCCGAAGAAATAGAAAATAAAGGGGTCTATATTACCTCGAGTGGTAGAGTAGCGGTTCATGCATTCAATGAACAGCAATATTCGGCAGATGGAACAGTGGTATTGCCGGTAAAGACTCTAGGAAAGGAGTACTTTGTTACTTCTTATTACGAGGAAGGAAATGGCCCTGGTACATTGCTGATAGTGGCCATAGAAGATAATACCAAGATAGAGATCACCACTCCGGTAAATACACTCAATGGCAAGCAAGCAAATATACCTTTCTCCATCACGCTGGATCGTGGCCAAAGTTATCAGGTCAAAGCGTTTGGAGACCTGACAGGGGCCTATGTGAAAGTCTTGGGAGATAAGGTGGGAGATTGTGGAAAAATAGCAGTCTTTGGAGGGAATTTGTGTACGACCATCGGTGACTGTCTGGCATGTGACCATCTTTTTCAGCAGACTTACCCCATTAGCACCTGGGGTACCAGTTATATACATGTGGGGCTCAAGGATAGAACATCGGGTGAATTGGTTAGGATATTGGCATCAGAGGACGGGACAGATGTAATCGTGGCTGGAGAAAATAAAGGTAAAATAGGAAGGGGAGAATCAATGACGTTCGATTTGGAGCCGGATAAATCATGCAAAATAGAGACCTCTAACCCCTCATCTGTTACGGTTTTTTCCAAGGGGGCGTATTGCAATAGTATAGAGGATGAGGACTTATTCCATAACGGGGATCCGTTTATGATTACATACAGCCCCAGCGATCAATTTTTGAAGGACTTGGTGTTCAATTCCATGAAATTGCCTGTCATTGAGAATCATTATGTTAATATCGTAGTAAAGTCAGGGACTCAAGGGCAAACGAGACTGGATGGAAATTCGATTAGTGGTGAGTTTTCCCCGTTACCTGGAGATGGTGATTTTCAGATAGCAAGGGTGAGCATAGCAGAGGGAGCCCATCATCTGGAAAATCCAGAGGGGTTTGCAGCGTATGCGTATGGATTTGGGAGGACAGAATCCTACGGTTATGCCGCTGGTGCAGCATTGGATAATTTGAATTTGGATTTCTCCTCTAGTTATGAATTTGATGTCACCGGCGAAAAAGTGGCCTGTCTTAATCAGGAAGGGGCTTGGACGGCGAATATCTCCGATCCTTTGTATAAGTATATTGTATGGGATTTTGGCGATGGTACTGATTTGCAGTATGGCCGTGAAGTCTTCCATACCTTTTCGGATCCCGGAAAATACATCGTTAGTGTTACGGCATCAAAAAGCCCTAATTCTTGTGATGATATTGAGGAGGCTTCCTTGGAAGTAGCCGTTTTGGAATCAAAAGCTACGCTTGAAGGAGAGGTGAATGTCTGTCCAGATGTAGAGGAAATCATGTATCGGTTAACTGATAAACAGCACATTGCCCAGTCGGAATTTGAAGCTATAGGTGGAGAGATCATAGAGAATTATGGTGATTCTATTTTGGTAAAGTGGGGCAAGGGAGATCCCAAAGCTAAGCTTATTTTTAAGCCATTTTCTGAAAATGGCTGCCCTGGAGAGCAGATAGAACTGGAAATTATATTAGATCAGGATTTGAGGGCTTTTCAGCCGATTGGCCCAGAAGAGGTATGCTTTGACCCCAATTTCTCACAGGCCTACTCGGCGGATCCCATCATACAGGGAAGGATATACGAATGGGAGATCATGGGAGGGAAAATATCCTCAGGGCAGGGAACAGGTCAAGTGGAAGTGATATGGGATAAATCAGGAATAGAAGGCGTGATAGGCTATACTGTTTTCAGCGATGCAAATAAGGTCTGTTCTGGAAATTCACCTGTGGCAAAGGTGAAAATAACCGATGAACTGGCCAGTCCTCTTGTGACGAATGTGGCTTGTTTTGGAGAATCATCAGGAAAAATCAAATTGGATATTTTGGGAGGTAATCCTCCTTATAACTTTGAATGGAAGCATGATCCATCACTTAGTGGAGCGGTTGCTGACAACCTTCCTGCTGGCACCTATTCGGTATTGATCACGGATAATTTAGGCTGTAGCCAGTTGGTCAATGGGATTGAAGTAGAAGGGCCGGCATTGCTTGAGGTCAATAAACCGGAAGTATCACCTACTACTTGTCTAGGAAGAGATGACGGCATGGTTCGGATATCCATAAGTGGAGGAGTCTCGCCCTATCACCTTACGCATAATGGCCTTCGGGATTTCGAAGAGGAAATCACCCTTTATGACTTGGCCAAAGGTTCTTACAGCATTGAGGTTTTCGACCAGAATGGCTGTTTGGTAACAGTGGATTTTGAGATTACTTCACCACCAATCCTCGAAGCGGAAGTGCGATTGGTCAAACCTGCCTGTCCTGGGGGACAAAATGGAGCGTTAGTGGTGGATACAGAAGGGATTATAGGTGCCCAAAATTTTTACTGGTCAAGTAGTAGTGGGCAGACGACTGCTTTGGCGACTGATTTGGAGAAGGGAGCGTATGAAGTGGGGTTTAGAGATGTCTACAATTGTATTTATGTGGGTAGAGGGGTGGTAGAGGAGAATGCTCCTGAGTTCCGGATGCCCACAGGATTTGATCCAAGGCAAGTGCCGGGAGTTTATTCGGGCGTGTCCAATTGCGAAGTTGACTTTGATATATGGATTTATAACCGATGGGGGGAGCTGATATATTTTGGGGATACAGGTTGGGATGGTAAGATGAATGGTAAGAGTGCGCCTGTCGGCTCCTATGCTTATATGGTAAGGTATTATTATACCCTGGAGGGGACAGATCATGTAATCGATAAAGATGGTGCTTTTATGCTAGTGCGTTAA
- a CDS encoding rubredoxin: protein MQKADLVRVFVKGGIISPGDFLKTINTANELGTNYIHLGSRQDLLFPVKDKNLKTLEETFNAINTAYDTDGEEFHNIVTSYTALDVMPTTHWLASHTYHYILDTFDYLPKLKINITDPVQSLVPLFTGNINFVASSFDNYWYLHLRFSEIDAKPWCAPDLIYGYDLARMAKVIEEINPVQSGLKYPEIYEKAKSITAPNTSTLEQELDYPEATSPYYEGMNRIVGGKYWLGLYWRNNKFTINFLKALCQLCIDTNIGKISLTPWKSIIVRGIAEKDRLSWEKLLGKFGINIRHSSLELNWHLPVLDEEALDIKNYLVRALDKQDISTYGLSFSVKTKHMALFTSVAIEKAKKEKESEPDTFNIQYSRDFNPNLSEYFYYAKKVPLDTIPPLLIELSYKYYDQLEAQKSQEESGEAEKEKTQRPHRKYQCSNCLTIYDEKYGDEEAEVPAGTSFMKLPSSYCCSVCESPKSAFKLINK, encoded by the coding sequence ATGCAAAAAGCGGACTTAGTAAGGGTATTTGTAAAAGGTGGCATTATCTCACCTGGTGATTTCCTGAAGACCATCAACACGGCCAATGAACTTGGCACCAACTATATCCACCTGGGCTCCAGGCAAGACCTTCTTTTTCCCGTAAAGGACAAAAACCTGAAGACATTGGAAGAAACCTTCAATGCCATCAATACAGCTTACGATACTGATGGAGAAGAATTCCATAACATCGTAACGTCTTATACGGCCTTGGACGTAATGCCTACCACCCACTGGCTGGCTTCCCATACCTACCACTATATCCTGGACACGTTTGACTACTTGCCCAAGTTAAAGATCAATATCACCGATCCTGTACAGAGCTTGGTGCCACTATTTACCGGCAACATCAATTTTGTTGCTTCTTCTTTTGACAATTATTGGTACTTACACCTGAGGTTTTCGGAAATCGATGCCAAACCCTGGTGTGCGCCCGACCTTATCTATGGATACGACCTTGCACGCATGGCCAAGGTCATCGAGGAGATCAATCCTGTCCAAAGTGGCCTAAAATATCCCGAAATCTACGAAAAGGCCAAAAGTATCACCGCTCCCAACACCAGCACGCTGGAACAGGAACTGGACTATCCTGAAGCCACCTCTCCTTATTATGAAGGCATGAACCGCATCGTAGGAGGAAAATACTGGCTAGGCCTTTATTGGCGAAACAACAAGTTTACGATCAATTTCCTCAAAGCGCTTTGCCAGCTGTGCATTGACACCAACATCGGGAAAATTTCGCTCACACCCTGGAAATCGATCATTGTCAGGGGAATTGCCGAAAAAGACCGATTAAGCTGGGAGAAGCTATTGGGCAAATTTGGGATTAATATCCGCCATAGCTCCCTGGAACTCAACTGGCACTTGCCTGTATTGGATGAGGAAGCACTGGATATTAAAAATTACCTGGTCAGGGCACTGGACAAACAGGATATCAGTACTTACGGATTGAGCTTTTCTGTCAAAACCAAGCATATGGCCCTGTTCACTTCAGTAGCCATCGAAAAAGCCAAAAAAGAAAAGGAATCTGAACCTGACACCTTTAACATCCAATACTCCAGGGACTTTAACCCTAACCTATCGGAATATTTCTATTATGCCAAAAAAGTACCCCTAGACACCATCCCCCCACTACTGATCGAGCTCAGCTACAAATATTACGATCAACTGGAGGCACAAAAAAGCCAAGAAGAAAGTGGAGAGGCTGAAAAAGAAAAAACTCAGCGTCCGCACAGAAAATACCAATGCTCCAATTGCCTGACCATTTACGATGAAAAGTATGGGGACGAAGAAGCCGAGGTCCCTGCTGGTACTTCTTTCATGAAACTTCCAAGCAGCTATTGCTGTTCGGTCTGTGAAAGCCCAAAATCCGCTTTTAAGCTTATCAATAAATAA
- a CDS encoding DUF7009 family protein, protein MKLRINNNSIRLRLTQTEVQEVAAGKSVTEHLQLGNSETGLSYSLILDDSADDVKAFFVESHLKVIIPEELALDWASTEEISIKHVQHQGDIHENLILIEKDFQCLHKRPDEDESDNFPNPKSPEDYQKCQ, encoded by the coding sequence ATGAAACTGCGCATCAATAACAATTCCATTCGATTACGGCTTACCCAAACGGAAGTCCAGGAAGTCGCTGCTGGCAAATCAGTCACTGAACACCTGCAACTAGGGAATTCGGAAACAGGACTCAGCTATAGCCTGATTCTGGACGATTCAGCCGATGATGTCAAAGCGTTTTTTGTAGAATCGCACTTAAAAGTCATCATTCCGGAAGAGTTGGCTCTTGATTGGGCCTCCACGGAAGAGATCAGCATCAAGCATGTCCAGCACCAGGGAGATATACATGAAAACCTTATCCTCATCGAAAAGGATTTCCAATGCTTACACAAACGTCCCGATGAGGACGAAAGTGATAATTTCCCTAATCCAAAATCACCGGAAGATTATCAAAAGTGCCAATAG
- a CDS encoding PKD domain-containing protein, with translation MLKSKFVFALLLFISVENVFAQNSTIGKEFWLGFMENFGTEEGLSTEAVVIITADERTSGTINYLGRTTSFDLEKSEQFILRINSDELDLFHRNSGRVENKGVYISASGNIAVHAFNEMLRTADGTVVLPVSVLGRDYYITTHKEVTPFESTLLVVAIEDNTEIEITPAVNTINGKTAGEPFTVILNRGQSYQVKADGDLTGSRARVVGGEAENCKKIAAFGGSKCTWVGNCEACDVLYQQAYAVSSWGKRFVHIALKERTSGELVKVLASEDGTMVSVDGVPKGTINKGKFMTLNFTSGQSAKIETTKPASVTMFSKGVGCNDPDIPSLSGIGDPFMITYSPSEQFLKELSFNSIQLPSISNHYVNIVVKSGSQGDTRLDGRNIGGAFSPLPGDQDFQIAQINVSEGVHRLVNPDGFAAYVYGFGFRESYGFAAGASLDNLNVDIESAYSFAVEGEKVACLGQEGIWRVIAGNPNFNYFLWDFGDGSPALQGKEVTHQFDAPGTYRITVSASSGANSCDGIEEATFEVEVVESIANLTGNSMVCPEVEEVMYYIEEKEHLEEATFQAIGGEVLENYGDSVLVRWGKENADAKLVMNPYSENGCPGKAVEFNVNITSSLMATAPVGQTNICFDPEVPHIYFVENPVKGRKYEWEIEAGDIVSGQGSPEVEIVWNEPGVIGEVGYTVYGPEGNTCSGVSPKIAVSVAEELAEVFVTDVDCAGNETGEIQIRLAKSPSLHTFIWNHDPALNEPIAENLGAGSYSVIIIDQNGCSQSIETIAVKEHAPEVRMPTGFAPGQPPHVYQGVSACEFSFELWVYNRWGSLMYYGKEGWDGRFNDKLAPIGTYAYILRYNYPLYDKTYSNEIEGVFTLVR, from the coding sequence ATGCTCAAGTCCAAATTTGTATTTGCTCTTCTACTATTTATCTCGGTTGAGAACGTTTTTGCCCAAAACTCCACCATAGGCAAGGAATTTTGGCTGGGGTTTATGGAAAATTTTGGAACAGAGGAGGGGTTGAGCACTGAAGCGGTGGTCATCATCACTGCCGATGAGCGTACTTCAGGCACTATCAATTACCTGGGGCGTACCACTTCGTTTGATTTGGAAAAAAGTGAGCAATTTATTCTTCGCATCAATAGCGATGAACTGGATTTATTTCACAGGAACTCCGGGAGAGTCGAAAACAAAGGGGTTTATATTTCAGCTTCAGGAAATATAGCGGTTCATGCTTTTAATGAAATGCTCAGGACAGCGGATGGGACAGTCGTTCTGCCTGTATCGGTTTTGGGAAGGGACTATTACATAACAACCCACAAAGAAGTGACGCCATTTGAAAGCACCTTGTTGGTGGTGGCCATAGAAGATAATACCGAAATCGAAATCACTCCTGCTGTAAATACCATAAACGGAAAGACGGCAGGCGAACCCTTTACTGTCATCCTTAATAGGGGACAGAGCTATCAGGTTAAAGCGGATGGTGACCTTACCGGTTCCCGGGCACGCGTGGTGGGAGGAGAAGCCGAAAACTGTAAAAAGATCGCTGCATTTGGAGGGAGCAAGTGTACTTGGGTGGGGAATTGTGAAGCTTGTGATGTGTTATACCAGCAAGCTTATGCTGTTAGCTCTTGGGGAAAGCGTTTTGTGCATATAGCGTTAAAGGAGCGTACATCAGGAGAATTGGTAAAGGTATTGGCTTCTGAGGATGGTACTATGGTTAGTGTAGACGGAGTACCTAAAGGAACGATTAACAAAGGGAAATTTATGACGCTTAATTTTACGTCAGGCCAGTCGGCTAAGATAGAAACTACCAAACCGGCATCTGTTACCATGTTTTCCAAAGGTGTGGGATGTAACGATCCCGACATTCCATCCCTGTCGGGAATTGGAGATCCATTTATGATCACCTATAGTCCGAGTGAGCAATTTCTAAAGGAACTTAGCTTTAACTCTATCCAGTTGCCATCCATCAGTAACCACTATGTGAATATCGTTGTCAAGTCTGGAAGCCAGGGGGATACACGGCTCGATGGCCGAAACATAGGGGGGGCATTCAGTCCGTTGCCAGGGGATCAGGATTTTCAAATTGCCCAGATTAATGTTTCAGAAGGAGTCCACAGGTTGGTCAATCCCGATGGGTTTGCAGCTTATGTATATGGTTTTGGATTTAGAGAGTCGTATGGTTTTGCCGCGGGGGCATCTTTGGACAATTTAAATGTCGATATAGAATCAGCGTATTCCTTTGCGGTGGAAGGAGAAAAAGTTGCTTGTCTCGGTCAGGAGGGGATTTGGCGTGTGATCGCCGGGAATCCAAATTTCAATTATTTTCTGTGGGATTTCGGGGATGGAAGTCCTGCGCTGCAAGGCAAAGAAGTTACTCATCAATTTGATGCCCCCGGAACATACCGCATCACAGTAAGTGCTTCCAGTGGTGCCAATTCATGTGATGGTATCGAGGAAGCTACTTTTGAGGTGGAAGTCGTGGAGTCAATAGCAAACCTGACAGGAAATAGTATGGTGTGTCCTGAAGTAGAAGAGGTGATGTATTACATAGAGGAGAAAGAACACTTGGAAGAAGCAACGTTTCAGGCCATCGGTGGAGAAGTATTGGAAAACTACGGAGATTCAGTTCTGGTCAGATGGGGAAAGGAAAATGCTGATGCCAAGCTAGTCATGAACCCATATTCAGAAAACGGTTGTCCTGGCAAAGCGGTAGAATTCAACGTAAATATCACTTCCAGTCTAATGGCGACTGCTCCCGTGGGACAAACAAACATATGTTTCGACCCAGAAGTGCCGCATATTTATTTTGTGGAAAACCCTGTCAAAGGGAGGAAGTATGAATGGGAGATAGAGGCAGGGGATATTGTTTCAGGCCAGGGAAGTCCAGAAGTGGAAATAGTCTGGAACGAACCAGGAGTAATTGGGGAAGTGGGATATACTGTTTATGGCCCAGAGGGCAATACGTGTTCAGGTGTGTCACCAAAAATCGCAGTTTCAGTGGCCGAGGAGCTAGCAGAAGTTTTTGTGACGGATGTGGATTGCGCAGGTAATGAAACGGGCGAAATCCAAATTAGATTGGCTAAAAGTCCATCACTGCACACATTTATCTGGAATCATGATCCAGCATTGAATGAGCCAATAGCCGAAAACCTCGGGGCAGGGTCATATTCCGTTATCATTATTGACCAAAATGGCTGTAGCCAATCCATAGAAACGATAGCTGTAAAAGAGCATGCGCCAGAGGTCAGGATGCCAACAGGTTTTGCACCGGGACAGCCTCCACATGTTTATCAAGGTGTTTCAGCTTGCGAATTCAGCTTTGAATTATGGGTGTATAATCGATGGGGATCGTTGATGTATTATGGAAAAGAAGGCTGGGATGGTAGATTTAATGATAAGCTTGCACCCATTGGGACGTACGCCTACATTCTCCGGTATAACTATCCATTATATGATAAGACATACTCCAATGAGATAGAAGGGGTTTTTACCCTTGTAAGATAA